Sequence from the bacterium genome:
ATGCGGAGAGGCGGGACTGCGGCCCGCGCCAAGGTTGGGGTGTAAGCATTTGCAAAATATACCGATTCATGCACGGTTTGTCAAACACTTGGCCCGTTGGAAAGCCGCTACGATTTCTATCCCTCATTGCTTTTCTGTAAGATAAGTCTATATTTACTTAGATATGCGCCTGATTTTGATTTTGTCTATTCTGTGGGTTCTGGGGCTGGGTAGCTACCTGCTCTATGACCGTTTCTGGCCCGGACACACGGGGACAGTCGTTGTCCTTAGTGATCCCGCTGGAGCAGATATCTGGATGGACCTTGTCCCAACGGGTCGGGTAACGCCGGCCGAAATGCGCGATGTGCCTCAGGGCAAGCACTCTTTCACCGTTCGCAAAGGTGGGGAGCGCCCTTCGCCGTTCGTCCAGGTCGTACCCGTGGCACGCGCCTCAGTTGATACGTTAACATTTGTTTTTGAAGAATCTGGCACAGCTCCTGCGGGATCGGATCTCTACGGTTCAACAACTCCACCGACCCTCGTGCCGCCTGCCGCAGAGGACATCAGCGACCGGGTCAAGCGCGAGCTGCCGTGGGAGGTCGAGCGCAAGATACCGCTTTCGTCCGAGACGACGCACGTCAGCCGAAGCTCGACGCGAACGACGACCTCTTATATAGAAGAGGGCGAACAGCTCAGCGGGATTACCTCAGGCCGCGACCACGGTGCCTTTGTCCGCGACAGCTCGAACACCGATGCCGCCGACATCTCCACGAGCAACGTGGAGATTTCGAGTTCGGTTCCCGGTGCGCTGATTATCGTCAATGACAAGCCAATCGGCAAGACCACGCCCGCCGTGGTCGCGCTGCCGCTCGGCACGCATACGGTCCGCGTCGAACTGGCGGGTTACAATACTGAGCCCGAACAGCACGTTGTGCGGCTGTCGCGCATCGCGGGCGGACAGTTGGTGTATTTTACACTGACCGAAGAGCTGCGCGCGCGCAAAGAAATA
This genomic interval carries:
- a CDS encoding PEGA domain-containing protein, yielding MSILWVLGLGSYLLYDRFWPGHTGTVVVLSDPAGADIWMDLVPTGRVTPAEMRDVPQGKHSFTVRKGGERPSPFVQVVPVARASVDTLTFVFEESGTAPAGSDLYGSTTPPTLVPPAAEDISDRVKRELPWEVERKIPLSSETTHVSRSSTRTTTSYIEEGEQLSGITSGRDHGAFVRDSSNTDAADISTSNVEISSSVPGALIIVNDKPIGKTTPAVVALPLGTHTVRVELAGYNTEPEQHVVRLSRIAGGQLVYFTLTEELRARKEITITTEPVAGPIFVNGDSVGIGLAVIPHDFGVFEISFGHMEGYLTPEPQRLVVTPTKPNPTITAKYPRAFEVSATCQGNGEAARTGDIRWETGIYDRDKGVRTSDTHGPKINEIPGSSKSGWELAMGDPNRNPTGADYIEFIFTLPDEVPPSSPLNLRLYLYRSNRKYPLSLSSRCEVTVTVNGRVFLDNFRPRNDQSLADAGRYEEWSLQHSLVTGENRILIRTGDKNQIFNYLWKFEVL